The following proteins come from a genomic window of Blastococcus sp. HT6-30:
- the lipB gene encoding lipoyl(octanoyl) transferase LipB, whose protein sequence is MAELRVVHAGTVPYEEAWAWQRELHAQRVAGEVPDTLLLLEHPSVYTAGRRTEPHERPMDGTPVVDVDRGGKITWHGPGQLVGYPIVALPDPVDVVAYVRRLEAALIDVCALFGVAAGRVEGRSGVWLPADAPGSGFRPERKVAAIGIRVARGVTMHGFALNCDPDLGAFGAIVPCGIPDAGVTSLSAETARDVTVADALRPVEDAMCAVLAGGRATAAR, encoded by the coding sequence GTGGCTGAGCTGCGCGTGGTGCACGCCGGGACCGTTCCCTACGAGGAGGCCTGGGCGTGGCAGCGCGAGTTGCACGCGCAGCGGGTGGCCGGTGAGGTCCCCGACACGCTGCTCCTGCTGGAGCACCCCTCGGTGTACACGGCCGGCCGCCGCACCGAGCCGCACGAGCGGCCGATGGACGGCACCCCCGTCGTCGACGTCGACCGCGGCGGCAAGATCACCTGGCACGGCCCGGGCCAGCTGGTCGGGTACCCGATCGTCGCGCTGCCCGACCCGGTCGACGTCGTGGCCTACGTCCGGCGGCTGGAGGCCGCGCTGATCGACGTCTGCGCCCTATTCGGGGTGGCCGCCGGGCGGGTCGAGGGACGCAGCGGGGTCTGGCTGCCGGCCGACGCCCCCGGCAGCGGGTTCCGCCCCGAACGCAAGGTGGCCGCGATCGGCATCCGGGTCGCCCGCGGCGTGACGATGCACGGGTTCGCCCTCAACTGCGATCCCGACCTGGGCGCCTTCGGGGCCATCGTGCCCTGCGGCATCCCCGACGCCGGCGTGACCTCGCTGTCGGCGGAGACCGCCCGTGATGTGACGGTGGCCGACGCGCTGCGGCCGGTCGAGGACGCGATGTGCGCGGTCCTCGCCGGCGGCAGGGCCACAGCGGCGCGCTAG
- a CDS encoding peptidase E, with protein MPATAPTILATSMGFASRGRGPYDWRPGPVFDLAVELAGAPDRPRLCYLGTATGDDPARVAGVYGAFAGSAVRVSHLSLFPMPTVADVRAHLLAQDVVWVGGGSLANLLAVWRVHGLDEVFREAWEAGVVLAGVSAGSLCWHVGGTTDSYGPDLRPVTNGLGLIPTSNGVHFDSEEQRRPLFHRLVADGTLPGGHATDDGAGLVYRGTGLVEVVSDRPRAAGYRVERGPGSTAVETRLEPRRLA; from the coding sequence ATGCCCGCGACCGCCCCCACGATCCTGGCCACCAGCATGGGCTTCGCCTCCCGGGGCCGCGGCCCCTACGACTGGCGCCCCGGTCCGGTCTTCGACCTGGCCGTCGAGCTCGCCGGGGCACCCGACCGGCCGCGGCTGTGCTACCTGGGGACGGCGACCGGCGACGACCCGGCACGGGTCGCCGGCGTCTACGGCGCCTTCGCCGGCAGTGCGGTGCGGGTCAGCCACCTGAGCCTGTTCCCGATGCCCACGGTGGCCGATGTGCGGGCGCACCTGCTGGCCCAGGACGTGGTGTGGGTCGGGGGCGGCAGTCTGGCCAACCTGCTGGCGGTCTGGCGGGTGCACGGGCTGGACGAGGTGTTCCGGGAGGCGTGGGAGGCCGGCGTCGTGCTCGCCGGGGTCTCCGCGGGCTCGCTGTGCTGGCACGTCGGCGGCACCACCGACTCCTACGGGCCCGACCTGCGGCCGGTGACCAATGGCCTCGGCCTCATCCCGACGTCCAACGGCGTCCACTTCGACTCCGAGGAGCAGCGCCGGCCGCTGTTCCACCGGCTGGTGGCCGACGGCACGCTCCCCGGCGGGCACGCCACCGACGACGGCGCCGGGCTGGTCTACCGGGGCACCGGGCTGGTCGAGGTGGTGTCCGACCGCCCCCGGGCGGCGGGCTACCGGGTGGAACGCGGGCCGGGGAGCACCGCGGTGGAGACCCGGCTCGAGCCGCGCCGCCTGGCGTAG
- a CDS encoding serine/threonine-protein kinase: protein MSVVPPCGPGAAPPPAVPGYSLEALLGRGASGEVWRAVPRGGGEPVAVKVLVAGDPERQTREAALLGELDHPHLVRLHEVVHQPRRGGAPRVALVLDLLAGGSLADLLGRRGRLRPGEVVTVIAPVAAALAHAHDHGVVHGDLSPGNVVFTAEGRPVLTDLGVARMLGETAAAEVTPAYVDPVVARGGAPGPASDVFGVAAAAFHALTGIAPWNAATPADTLAVAADGHLPDLAELAPDAPAELVGVIRRGLSADPHDRGSATAFARDLRHACRPEPVALSAGMQAGAGGRPDARTDLTHVVPGRRPRPAPVVVEAPARGRRRARRPGTATGPLARGSLVAALVVAALAVTAWAGTRWGEGADAPGTATTATVATQPSPGAASPEPPAPPAPPATVAAAGLPETAAPDGPDEWRVLVAELYARRAEGLSGTPARLTDVYPAGSPLLAADEEHARRLAAAGETLGGFAPAVVELTVTEASPDRAELLLTDRWPDYRVLAADDPAGLPLRTVTGRPDAEVRMVLVRTPAGWRIDQAERVG from the coding sequence ATGTCCGTCGTCCCACCCTGCGGTCCCGGTGCCGCACCGCCGCCGGCCGTCCCCGGCTACTCCCTCGAGGCGCTGCTCGGCCGGGGCGCGTCCGGCGAGGTGTGGCGGGCCGTTCCGCGCGGGGGTGGGGAGCCGGTCGCGGTGAAGGTGCTGGTGGCCGGCGACCCGGAGCGGCAGACCCGCGAGGCCGCCCTGCTGGGCGAGCTGGACCACCCGCACCTGGTGCGGCTGCACGAGGTGGTCCACCAGCCGCGCCGTGGCGGGGCGCCGCGGGTCGCGCTGGTGCTCGACCTCCTCGCCGGGGGCAGCCTGGCCGACCTGCTCGGGCGGCGCGGGCGGCTGCGCCCGGGCGAGGTGGTCACCGTGATCGCGCCGGTGGCGGCGGCGCTGGCGCACGCCCACGACCACGGCGTGGTCCACGGCGATCTCTCCCCGGGCAACGTCGTCTTCACCGCCGAGGGGCGTCCGGTCCTCACCGACCTCGGTGTCGCCCGCATGCTCGGCGAGACGGCGGCCGCCGAGGTCACCCCCGCCTACGTCGACCCGGTCGTGGCCCGCGGGGGCGCACCCGGCCCCGCGTCCGACGTCTTCGGGGTGGCGGCCGCCGCCTTCCACGCGCTGACCGGCATCGCGCCGTGGAACGCCGCGACCCCCGCCGACACCCTCGCCGTGGCGGCGGACGGCCACCTCCCCGACCTGGCCGAGCTCGCACCGGACGCCCCGGCCGAGCTGGTGGGGGTCATCCGCCGCGGGCTGTCGGCCGATCCGCACGACCGGGGGAGCGCGACGGCGTTCGCGCGGGACCTGCGGCACGCCTGCCGGCCGGAGCCGGTGGCGCTGTCGGCCGGGATGCAGGCGGGTGCCGGTGGCCGCCCCGACGCGCGCACCGATCTCACCCACGTCGTGCCGGGCCGCCGCCCCCGGCCGGCGCCGGTCGTCGTCGAGGCGCCGGCCCGGGGCCGCCGGCGCGCCCGGCGCCCGGGCACCGCGACGGGTCCGCTGGCCCGCGGGTCGTTGGTCGCCGCCCTGGTGGTGGCGGCGCTGGCCGTCACGGCGTGGGCCGGCACCCGCTGGGGTGAGGGCGCCGACGCGCCGGGCACCGCCACGACGGCGACCGTCGCCACCCAGCCTTCTCCGGGCGCCGCCTCACCCGAACCCCCCGCGCCCCCCGCGCCTCCCGCGACCGTCGCGGCCGCCGGGCTGCCGGAGACCGCAGCGCCGGACGGCCCGGACGAGTGGCGCGTCCTCGTGGCCGAGCTGTACGCGCGGCGGGCGGAGGGGCTCAGCGGCACCCCGGCCCGGCTGACCGACGTCTACCCCGCGGGCAGCCCGCTGCTGGCCGCCGACGAAGAGCACGCGCGGCGGCTGGCCGCCGCGGGGGAGACGCTCGGCGGGTTCGCCCCGGCCGTCGTCGAGCTCACCGTCACCGAGGCCTCGCCCGACCGGGCCGAGCTCCTGCTCACCGACCGGTGGCCCGACTACCGCGTGCTGGCGGCGGACGACCCGGCCGGCCTCCCGCTGCGGACGGTGACCGGCCGGCCGGACGCCGAGGTGCGGATGGTGCTCGTCCGCACGCCCGCCGGCTGGCGGATCGACCAGGCCGAACGCGTCGGCTGA
- a CDS encoding TIGR01777 family oxidoreductase: MRIAVAGASGMIGRALLPALHAGGHEVIQLVRRTPRTADEHRWDPQHRRIDPTLLRDADAVVNLAGVGVGDRRWNERHKQAVLSSRVDTTATLSEALADVASAEPDRPRVLLNGSAVGWYGDTGDRVVDESDPAGDDFLARVCVAWEGATTPAADAGVRVTNLRTGLVLGHGGLLGRMLPLFRAGLGGRLGSGRQYVPWISQADEVGAICFLLTHPVAGPVNLSGPEPVTNAGFTAALGRVLHRPTALPVPRPALRIVLGEFADVAVLAGQRAVPTRLTEAGYRFAHRDVDSALRAAVARP; this comes from the coding sequence ATGAGGATCGCCGTCGCCGGGGCGTCCGGGATGATCGGCCGCGCCCTGCTACCCGCCCTGCACGCCGGCGGGCACGAGGTGATCCAGCTGGTGCGACGCACCCCGCGGACCGCCGACGAGCACCGCTGGGATCCGCAGCACCGGCGGATCGACCCCACCCTGCTCCGCGACGCCGACGCCGTCGTCAACCTGGCCGGCGTGGGTGTCGGTGACCGGCGCTGGAACGAGCGGCACAAGCAGGCGGTCCTCAGCAGCCGGGTGGACACCACGGCCACGTTGAGCGAGGCGCTGGCCGACGTCGCCTCCGCCGAGCCCGACCGGCCGCGGGTGCTGCTCAACGGCTCCGCGGTGGGCTGGTACGGCGACACCGGTGACCGCGTCGTCGACGAGTCCGACCCGGCCGGGGACGACTTCCTGGCCCGGGTCTGCGTGGCCTGGGAGGGGGCGACCACGCCGGCCGCCGACGCCGGCGTGCGCGTGACCAACCTGCGGACCGGCCTGGTGCTGGGGCACGGCGGGCTGCTCGGCCGGATGCTGCCGCTGTTCCGCGCCGGGCTCGGCGGGCGGCTCGGCTCCGGCCGGCAGTACGTCCCCTGGATCAGCCAGGCGGACGAGGTCGGCGCGATCTGCTTCCTGCTCACCCACCCGGTGGCGGGCCCGGTCAACCTCAGCGGGCCCGAGCCGGTGACGAACGCCGGGTTCACCGCCGCCCTGGGCCGGGTGCTCCACCGGCCGACGGCGCTGCCGGTGCCTCGTCCCGCGTTGCGGATCGTGCTCGGCGAGTTCGCCGACGTCGCCGTGCTCGCGGGACAGCGGGCCGTGCCCACCAGGCTCACCGAGGCCGGTTACCGCTTCGCGCACCGCGACGTCGACTCCGCCCTTCGCGCCGCCGTCGCACGACCCTGA
- the sucB gene encoding 2-oxoglutarate dehydrogenase, E2 component, dihydrolipoamide succinyltransferase translates to MPTSVTMPALGESVTEGTVTRWLKQEGDQVEVDEPLLEVSTDKVDTEIPSPAAGVLTKILVAEDETVDVGAELAVIGGGDGDEDAASPPASAEDADTTPQTPDQQVEDAGSGGQQEEPAAEPEQQPAPAAESGGGGGGGGGGGEGTPVTMPALGESVTEGTVTRWLKAVGDEITADEPLLEVSTDKVDTEIPAPVSGTLLEITVNEDETVDVGAQLAVIGTGASGGGSAPAAPAPQQETPKQEAPAEPEPQAAPKAKEADPASAQPGGDYGASGAQPSDSPTDAPPPQVAPQARSAPAPSGDGGGGQYVTPLVRRLAAEHGVDLSSVSGTGVGGRIRKQDVLAAAEKPAAPAPAQPAASAPAASGGTRTPSPAATPDTSVRGRTEKLSRLRAVIARRMVESLQVSAQLTTVVEADVTRIAQLRQQAKGDFEAREGVKLSFLPFFAKAAVEALKQHPSVNSSIDLEAGTVTYHDSENLGVAVDTERGLLVPVIHQAGDLSLGGLARKIADLAERTRTNKVTPDELGGGTFTLTNTGSRGALFDTPIINQPQVAILGTGSVVKRPVVVQDAELGEVIAVRSMVYLALTYDHRIVDGADAARFLTTVRERLEAGQFHGELGLA, encoded by the coding sequence ATGCCGACGTCCGTCACCATGCCCGCCCTGGGCGAGAGCGTCACCGAGGGCACGGTCACCCGCTGGCTCAAGCAGGAGGGTGACCAGGTCGAGGTCGACGAGCCCCTCCTCGAGGTCTCGACCGACAAGGTCGACACCGAGATCCCCTCGCCGGCGGCCGGCGTGCTCACCAAGATCCTCGTGGCCGAGGACGAGACCGTCGACGTCGGCGCGGAGCTGGCCGTCATCGGCGGCGGCGACGGCGACGAGGACGCCGCCAGCCCCCCTGCCTCCGCCGAGGACGCCGACACCACGCCGCAGACCCCCGACCAGCAGGTCGAGGACGCCGGCTCCGGCGGACAGCAGGAGGAGCCCGCCGCCGAGCCCGAGCAGCAGCCGGCCCCGGCCGCCGAGTCCGGTGGCGGCGGTGGAGGTGGCGGTGGCGGTGGCGAAGGCACTCCCGTGACCATGCCGGCGCTCGGCGAGAGCGTCACCGAGGGCACCGTCACCCGCTGGCTGAAGGCCGTGGGCGACGAGATCACCGCCGACGAGCCGCTGCTCGAGGTCTCCACCGACAAGGTCGACACCGAGATCCCGGCGCCGGTCAGCGGCACGTTGCTGGAGATCACGGTCAACGAGGACGAGACCGTCGACGTCGGCGCCCAGCTCGCCGTGATCGGCACCGGTGCGTCCGGCGGCGGCTCCGCCCCCGCGGCTCCCGCACCGCAGCAGGAGACGCCGAAGCAGGAGGCGCCGGCCGAGCCGGAGCCGCAGGCGGCCCCGAAGGCCAAGGAGGCCGACCCCGCGAGCGCCCAGCCGGGTGGCGACTACGGCGCGAGCGGCGCCCAGCCGTCGGACTCGCCGACCGATGCACCCCCGCCTCAGGTCGCTCCGCAGGCGCGCTCCGCCCCGGCCCCGTCGGGTGACGGCGGCGGCGGTCAGTACGTGACCCCGCTGGTGCGCCGCCTGGCCGCCGAGCACGGGGTCGACCTGAGCAGCGTCTCGGGCACCGGCGTGGGCGGGCGCATCCGCAAGCAGGATGTGCTCGCCGCCGCGGAGAAGCCCGCCGCGCCGGCCCCCGCGCAGCCCGCCGCGTCGGCCCCGGCCGCCTCCGGGGGCACCCGCACGCCGTCGCCGGCCGCCACGCCGGACACCTCGGTGCGCGGCCGCACCGAGAAGCTCTCCCGGCTGCGCGCTGTGATCGCCCGCCGCATGGTGGAGTCGCTGCAGGTGAGCGCGCAGCTCACCACGGTCGTCGAGGCCGACGTCACCCGCATCGCGCAGCTGCGGCAGCAGGCGAAGGGCGACTTCGAGGCCCGCGAGGGCGTCAAGTTGTCGTTCCTGCCGTTCTTCGCCAAGGCGGCGGTCGAGGCCCTCAAGCAGCACCCGTCGGTGAACTCCTCGATCGACCTCGAGGCCGGCACGGTGACGTACCACGACTCCGAGAACCTCGGCGTCGCCGTGGACACCGAGCGGGGCCTGCTGGTGCCGGTCATCCACCAGGCCGGCGACCTGAGCCTCGGCGGGCTGGCCCGCAAGATCGCCGATCTGGCGGAGCGCACCCGCACCAACAAGGTGACCCCGGACGAGCTCGGCGGTGGGACGTTCACGCTGACCAACACCGGTAGCCGCGGCGCCCTGTTCGACACGCCGATCATCAACCAGCCCCAGGTCGCCATCCTCGGCACCGGCTCGGTCGTGAAGCGGCCGGTCGTGGTGCAGGACGCCGAGCTGGGCGAGGTCATCGCAGTCCGGTCGATGGTCTACCTGGCCCTCACCTACGACCACCGGATCGTCGACGGCGCCGACGCCGCGCGGTTCCTCACCACGGTGCGCGAGCGCCTGGAGGCCGGCCAGTTCCACGGCGAGCTCGGTCTCGCCTAG
- the lpdA gene encoding dihydrolipoyl dehydrogenase — MSAPTSPADLVILGGGSGGYAAAFRASELGLNVVLIEKDKVGGTCLHRGCIPTKALLHAGEVADLAREGEQFGVKTSLAGIDMDGVNNYKNGVISKLYKGLQGLVKARKITYVEGEGRLTSPTTVEVNGQSYEGKHVLLATGSYPRTLPGIELDGTKVITSEDALDLDRVPSSAIILGGGVIGCEFASAWKSFGVDVTIVEGLPHLVPLEDESSSKLLERAFRRRKIGFELGNKVSGVQTTDNGVKVTLENGKELEAELVLVAVGRGPVSSGIGYEEVGVAMERGYVLVDEYMRTNIPTVSAVGDLVPTLQLAHVGFGEGILVAERVAGLEPAPIDYAGVPRITYSDPEVASVGLTEAQAKERYGEVKTLTYDLAGNGRSQILKTTGAVKLVQAPDGPVVGIHMVGSRVGELIAEAQLIYNWEAEADDVAGLIHPHPTQSEALGEAHLALAGKPLHVHG, encoded by the coding sequence GTGAGCGCACCCACCTCCCCCGCCGACCTGGTCATCCTCGGTGGTGGCTCGGGCGGATACGCCGCGGCGTTCCGCGCCTCGGAGCTGGGGCTGAACGTCGTCCTGATCGAGAAGGACAAGGTCGGCGGCACCTGCCTGCACCGTGGCTGCATCCCGACCAAGGCCCTGCTGCACGCCGGCGAGGTCGCCGACCTGGCCCGCGAGGGCGAGCAGTTCGGCGTCAAGACGTCGCTGGCCGGCATCGACATGGACGGCGTCAACAACTACAAGAACGGCGTCATCTCCAAGCTCTACAAGGGCCTGCAGGGTCTGGTGAAGGCCCGCAAGATCACCTACGTGGAGGGCGAGGGGCGGCTCACCTCCCCCACCACGGTCGAGGTGAACGGCCAGTCCTACGAGGGCAAGCACGTCCTGCTCGCCACCGGCTCGTACCCGCGCACGCTCCCGGGCATCGAGCTCGACGGCACCAAGGTCATCACCAGCGAGGACGCCCTGGACCTCGACCGGGTCCCCAGCTCGGCGATCATCCTGGGCGGCGGCGTCATCGGCTGCGAGTTCGCCAGCGCCTGGAAGTCCTTCGGCGTGGACGTCACCATCGTCGAGGGCCTGCCGCACCTCGTGCCGCTGGAGGACGAGTCGTCCTCCAAGCTGCTTGAGCGCGCGTTCCGCCGCCGCAAGATCGGTTTCGAGCTGGGCAACAAGGTGTCCGGCGTGCAGACCACGGACAACGGCGTGAAGGTGACGCTGGAGAACGGCAAGGAGCTGGAGGCCGAGCTGGTGCTCGTCGCCGTCGGCCGCGGCCCGGTCAGCTCCGGCATCGGCTACGAGGAGGTGGGCGTCGCGATGGAGCGCGGCTACGTCCTCGTCGACGAGTACATGCGCACCAACATCCCGACGGTCTCCGCCGTCGGCGACCTGGTGCCGACCCTCCAGCTCGCGCACGTCGGCTTCGGCGAGGGCATCCTCGTCGCCGAGCGGGTGGCCGGGCTCGAGCCCGCGCCCATCGACTACGCCGGCGTTCCGCGGATCACCTACTCCGACCCCGAGGTGGCCTCGGTCGGCCTCACCGAGGCCCAGGCCAAGGAGCGCTACGGCGAGGTCAAGACGCTCACCTATGACCTCGCCGGCAACGGCCGCAGCCAGATCCTGAAGACGACGGGCGCCGTCAAGCTCGTGCAGGCGCCCGACGGCCCCGTCGTCGGCATCCACATGGTGGGCAGCCGCGTCGGCGAGCTCATCGCCGAGGCCCAACTGATCTACAACTGGGAGGCCGAGGCCGACGACGTCGCCGGCCTCATCCACCCGCACCCGACCCAGAGCGAGGCTCTCGGCGAGGCCCACCTGGCCCTGGCCGGCAAGCCCCTGCACGTGCACGGCTGA
- a CDS encoding oxidoreductase produces the protein MGLFDRWRRHRGRAGGAGRPTLDRASQRTDLSHLEQFVATRRGVEGYVEPRTAVTEATIVLVAADGEWTRRRIDGPDVARRLSKDLAIPVYDAQVTGYPQRMRDWSARQKQNRLR, from the coding sequence ATGGGGTTGTTCGACCGGTGGCGCCGCCACCGCGGGCGTGCCGGCGGTGCGGGCCGCCCCACGCTGGACCGCGCCTCGCAGCGGACCGACCTGAGCCACCTGGAGCAGTTCGTGGCCACCCGCCGGGGTGTCGAGGGCTACGTGGAGCCGCGCACGGCGGTCACCGAGGCGACGATCGTCCTGGTCGCGGCCGACGGTGAGTGGACCCGTCGGCGCATCGACGGGCCCGACGTGGCGCGCAGGCTGTCGAAGGACCTGGCCATCCCGGTCTACGACGCCCAGGTGACCGGCTATCCCCAGCGGATGCGCGACTGGAGCGCCCGCCAGAAGCAGAACCGCCTCCGCTGA
- a CDS encoding leucyl aminopeptidase: MPPTISATDHPLEKLTGDAVVVAVGKGPDGPLPTPGAEAVDRLLGGRLLPALADLGARGAEDEVTRLPSFGQGPFPVVAVVGLGAPEPSGGYRPESLRRAAGAASRALRGRRSVVSLLAAVGGTPDAERLHAVGEGALLGAYEFTAYKSQLPSDRPAPPSEFTIVVPGAGAAEVALRRVRAVADAVALVRDLVNTPPNDLYPAELAARGAAAGERLGLTAEILDEDALAAGGYGGILAVGGGSTRKPRLLRLSYAGEGARTKVALVGKGITFDSGGISIKPAAKMEDMKSDMAGAAAVIATVCLVAQLGLPVEVIATVPMAENLPSGTAYRPADVVTFRNGKKAEITNTDAEGRVVLADAIARAAEDSPDVLLETATLTGAQMVALGARTSGVMGSDDMRDAVIAAAERSGESMWPMPLPAELRKGLDSTVADFVNANTDRLGGMLVGGHFLAEFVPAGLPWAHIDIAGPSYNTAAPWGYTPKGGTGVPVRTLLATIEALIAE; this comes from the coding sequence GTGCCGCCGACGATCTCCGCCACCGACCACCCGCTCGAGAAGCTGACCGGCGACGCCGTCGTCGTCGCCGTCGGGAAGGGCCCCGACGGGCCGCTCCCCACCCCCGGCGCCGAGGCCGTCGACCGCCTGCTCGGCGGCCGGCTGCTCCCGGCGCTGGCCGACCTGGGCGCCCGCGGCGCCGAGGACGAGGTCACCCGGCTCCCCTCCTTCGGCCAGGGCCCGTTCCCCGTGGTCGCCGTCGTCGGCCTCGGCGCACCCGAGCCGTCCGGTGGCTACCGCCCCGAGTCCCTGCGCCGGGCCGCCGGGGCCGCCAGCCGCGCCCTGCGCGGCCGCCGCTCGGTGGTGAGCCTCCTGGCCGCCGTCGGCGGGACGCCGGATGCCGAGCGGCTGCACGCAGTCGGCGAGGGGGCGCTCCTGGGCGCCTACGAGTTCACCGCGTACAAGTCGCAGCTCCCCAGCGACCGCCCGGCCCCGCCGAGCGAGTTCACGATCGTCGTGCCGGGGGCCGGTGCCGCCGAGGTCGCCCTGCGCCGGGTCCGTGCCGTCGCCGACGCCGTCGCCCTGGTGCGCGACCTGGTCAACACGCCGCCGAACGACCTGTACCCGGCCGAGCTGGCCGCGCGCGGTGCCGCCGCCGGGGAGAGGCTCGGGCTGACCGCGGAGATCCTCGACGAGGACGCGCTGGCGGCCGGCGGGTACGGCGGCATCCTCGCCGTCGGTGGCGGGTCGACCCGCAAGCCGCGACTGCTGCGCCTGTCCTACGCGGGCGAGGGCGCCCGCACGAAGGTCGCGCTGGTCGGCAAGGGCATCACTTTCGACAGCGGCGGCATCTCGATCAAGCCCGCCGCGAAGATGGAGGACATGAAGAGCGACATGGCCGGCGCCGCCGCCGTGATCGCCACCGTGTGCCTCGTCGCGCAGCTCGGCCTGCCCGTCGAGGTCATCGCGACCGTCCCGATGGCGGAGAACCTGCCCAGCGGCACCGCGTACCGGCCGGCCGACGTGGTGACCTTCCGCAACGGCAAGAAGGCGGAGATCACCAACACCGACGCCGAGGGCCGGGTCGTGCTGGCCGACGCGATCGCCCGCGCCGCGGAGGACTCCCCCGACGTCCTGCTGGAGACCGCCACCCTCACCGGCGCCCAGATGGTCGCCCTCGGCGCCCGCACCTCCGGCGTCATGGGCAGCGACGACATGCGCGACGCGGTCATCGCCGCGGCAGAGCGCAGCGGCGAGTCCATGTGGCCGATGCCGCTGCCGGCGGAGCTGCGCAAGGGGCTGGACTCGACGGTCGCGGACTTCGTCAACGCCAACACCGACCGGCTCGGCGGGATGCTCGTCGGCGGGCACTTCCTGGCCGAGTTCGTGCCGGCCGGGCTGCCGTGGGCGCACATCGACATCGCCGGGCCGAGCTACAACACCGCTGCTCCCTGGGGCTACACGCCCAAGGGCGGCACCGGCGTCCCCGTCCGGACCCTGCTCGCCACGATCGAGGCGCTCATCGCCGAGTGA
- the gcvT gene encoding glycine cleavage system aminomethyltransferase GcvT, with product MTPLTSPLHDRHLAAGAKLADFSGWSMPIEYAGGGVLAEHAAVREGVGLFDVSHLGTGTVRGPGAAAFVDACLTNDLSRIGPGQAQYTLCCVPDGEPDAGGVVDDLIVYLHGPEDVLLVPNAANSAEVLGRLADAAPAGVTVDNRHAEVAVLAVQGPRSLQVLELLGVPGEIGYMSFVTGTGGNGAEVTVCRTGYTGEHGYELLVAADRAGEMWDALLEAGQDLGIRPCGLGARDTLRTEMGYPLHGHELSRDITPNQARAGWAVGWRKPAFWGRQALTAEKEAGPARQLWGLKATGRGIPRPGMAVLGADGTRVGEVTSGTFSPTLRTGIGLALLDTAAGVAAGDEVAVDVRGRPQAAEVVKPPFVPSHVR from the coding sequence GTGACCCCGCTGACCTCCCCGCTGCACGACCGGCACCTCGCTGCCGGGGCCAAGCTCGCCGACTTCAGCGGCTGGTCGATGCCGATCGAGTACGCCGGTGGTGGTGTGCTCGCCGAGCACGCGGCCGTGCGCGAGGGGGTCGGCCTGTTCGACGTCTCCCACCTGGGCACGGGGACGGTCCGAGGGCCCGGCGCCGCGGCCTTCGTGGACGCGTGCCTGACCAACGACCTGTCCCGCATCGGGCCCGGCCAGGCCCAGTACACGCTGTGCTGCGTACCGGACGGGGAGCCCGACGCCGGGGGAGTGGTGGACGACCTGATCGTCTACCTGCACGGCCCCGAGGACGTGCTCCTGGTGCCCAACGCCGCCAACTCCGCCGAGGTGCTGGGCCGGCTGGCCGACGCCGCTCCGGCAGGCGTCACCGTGGATAACCGGCACGCCGAGGTCGCCGTCCTGGCCGTGCAGGGGCCGCGGTCGCTCCAGGTCCTCGAACTGCTCGGGGTGCCCGGCGAGATCGGCTACATGTCGTTCGTGACCGGGACCGGCGGGAACGGCGCCGAGGTGACCGTGTGCCGCACCGGCTACACCGGGGAGCACGGCTACGAGCTGCTGGTGGCGGCCGACCGGGCCGGCGAGATGTGGGACGCGCTGCTGGAGGCCGGGCAGGACCTGGGCATCCGCCCGTGCGGGCTCGGGGCCAGGGACACGCTGCGGACGGAGATGGGCTACCCGCTGCACGGCCACGAGCTGTCCCGCGACATCACCCCCAACCAGGCCCGCGCAGGCTGGGCCGTCGGCTGGCGCAAGCCGGCGTTCTGGGGGCGGCAGGCCCTGACGGCGGAGAAGGAGGCCGGTCCCGCCCGCCAGCTGTGGGGCCTGAAGGCCACCGGGCGCGGGATCCCGCGCCCGGGCATGGCGGTGCTCGGCGCCGACGGCACCCGCGTGGGCGAGGTGACCAGTGGCACCTTCTCGCCGACCTTGCGGACCGGCATCGGCCTGGCGCTGCTCGACACCGCCGCCGGCGTGGCCGCGGGCGACGAGGTCGCCGTCGACGTCCGCGGCCGCCCGCAGGCCGCGGAGGTCGTCAAGCCGCCCTTCGTCCCCTCGCACGTGCGCTGA